The Asticcacaulis sp. MM231 genomic interval TGTGATCTGGTTTTTCACGCTCAAATCCGGTATCCACGCCACACTCGCTGGCGTCGCCGTTGCGCTCTTTATTCCTTTGCATAGCCATAAAGGGCAGGGTGATGACCACCATTCGCCTCTGGTTCGTCTTGAGCACGCCCTGCACAAACCCGTCGCCTTCTTTATTGTGCCACTGTTTGGGTTTGCCAATGCCGGCGTCGCGCTGGGCGGTTTCAAGCTGGAGGCTTTGCTCGATCCTGTGCCGCTCGGCGTGGCGCTGGGTCTCTTCGTCGGTAAACAGGTGGGGGTTTTCACCACTGCCACGCTGGCAATCAGGGCAGGCCTGGCCCAAATGCCCAAGGACGCGAGCTGGTTTCAGCTTTATGGCCTGGCGGTCCTTACGGGGATCGGCTTCACCATGAGCCTGTTTATAGGCGGGCTCGCCTTTGCCACAGCGCCTGTTCTTCAGGACGAGGTAAAGATCGGCGTATTGCTGGGGTCGACGCTTTCCGGTGTCGCAGGCTACCTGCTTCTGCGGGCGGCAAGAGGCGCCAAGGCCTGACGGGTTTTATCTGACCTTGCCGAGCTTGCTCAAGGGGCGGCCGCTATGGTCTTGGTTGACGTCCCGTTTTTGAAAGGCTTCGGAAAGCTACGAAATCAGATCATTGGGAGCGCTTTCATTTACAATGCACTTCGGACTTGTAACCTGCACGCTCAGACCGCATAAAGCGGAAAGAAACATGTTTGCAATGGATGAGAGCGGCTTGAGCGCAGGTAAACCGACGATTGATGATGTAGCCGCCTTGTCGGGCGTGGCGCGCGCCACCGTATCGCGCGTTCTCAATGGTGGCCCCAATGTGCGAGAAGAAGTGCGTCAGCGCGTGCTCAAGGCGGTCGACAAGCTCCAGTACAAGGTCAATATGCAGGCGCGTTTCCTCGCCGGCGGCAAGACCCAGGTGCTCGGGCTGGTCTATGCTTCCGATCTCGATTCGGAGCCGAATTCCTTCTATCATTCCGGCCTGGAACTGGGAGCTCTGCGCGCCTGTGCCTTGGTTGGCTTTCAGCTCCTGATGCATACGGTCAACCAGCATAGCTTAAGCAAGACGAGTAAGATTCTGGAACTGGTTGATGCGCGGCGCTGCGACGGCTTGATCCTGACACCGCCCTTTTCAGATGATTGTGATCTGTTGCGTGAGCTCGAAGCGCGCAACTGCCCGGTTGTGTGCATTTCGCCAGGCCTGGCGGCACAAAAAATGGTGTCTGGCGTCGGGATAGATGACGAGGTGGCCGGCTACGAAATGGCCCGTTACATGTTGCAGCTTGGCCATAAAAGCTTTGGCTTTATCAAGGGTTTGGAAGGCCACCTGTCAGCGGAGGAGCGCTTTTCAGGCTTTCTGCGTGCCCTGGCCGAAGCCGGCATGGCTGAGTTCGATGTCACCGTGGCGCGCGGCAATTTCACTTTCCGTTCCGGCGTTGAAACCACGGCCGCCATCTTGGGCAATGTGAAGCGTCCGAGCGCTTTAATCTGCGCCAACGACGATATGGCTGTTGGTGCCTTGTTCTCGGCACATAAGATTGGTCTGCAGATCCCGCAGGACCTTTCCATTGTGGGTTTCGATGACACGCCGGTATCAGAAATCATCTGGCCGCCCTTGACCACAGTAAACCAGCCCCTGAGAACCATTGGTTATCGCGCCGTGGAAATGATTGTCGAACGCATCAAGGCCGGTAAGACGGCATCGGGGCCTCTGCCTGTGCGCTTCGATGTGGTGCCGCACAAGGTCGTGATGCGCGAATCGGCCAGCTCGCCCCAGGCCTGAGACGTTTGCAAGCGTAAATAAGCCTCTTTTTTTAGGTTTGCGCGGCGCCTATTTCTCATACGTTGAAAGCGCTGCCAATTGTCGGAGTTATACCGCTCCGAAGGCTGAGTCATGCCCAGTTTGTGTCATATTGATCACATTTCCTCGTCTATTACAGGCATTTTGTGAGGAATTATAACCTCATTCGGCTGAGTGACTTGACAGGACAATGACGTAGGGCGCAGAAATTGGGAGCGCTTCCAATGGCGGGATCAACCCGTCGCATGAGCAAAATTAAACCCCGACCAGGGAGGGAACTATGAAATCTGTCACCCGACGCAGTCCGTCTGTGTCCGCGAGGGCTGCGGCCCTTCGTACCGCTTTAATGACAACCGCTGCCTGCGCTCTTGCGCTCAGCGGTTTTGCAACAGCCGCCGGCGCTCAGGACACAACCGCCGCCGCGCCTGCCGAGGACAGCACGACCGTCGTTGTCACCGGCATTCGTAAGGGCTTGCAGGATTCGCTGACTCTCAAGAAAAGAAACACCTCGATCGTCGAAGCCGTTTCGGCGGAAGATATCGGCAAGCTGCCGGACGCCTCGATTGCGGAATTGCTGGCGCGTCTGCCGGGTCTGGCGGCACAGCGCGTCGGCGGCCGCTCGCAGACCATCTCGATCCGGGGCTTGTCGGGCGATTTTTCCACCACCTTGCTCAATGGCCGCATGCAGGTGTCGTCAGGCGATAACCGCGCCGCCGAATTTGACCAGTATCCGTCGGAAATGGTCTCGTCGGCCATCGTTTATAAAACGCCCGATGCCGGCATAACGGGGCAGGGGCTTTCCGGCACCGTGGTGCTCAACACCGTGCGTCCGCTCGACTACACCAAGCGTGTCATTTCGGTGAATCTGCGCGGTTCGGTCAATACCAATGGCGAGGTCGTTCCCGGCTATAGCGCCAATGGCAACCGTTTCAGTCTGGCCTATATAGACCAGTTCTTGGATGGTAAGCTCGGCGTCGCCTTCTCCTACGCACACCTCGATGATCCGTCGCAGACGAAGCATTCCAAGAGCTGGTGGTGGGATAAGCAGGGAAATGACTCGATCACCGGTGAGCCCCGTTTGGGTGACGCCGATGCCATGGGTCTGCACGGTGTGGAAGTGTGGGCGACGGCGCGTGAACAGACCCGCGATGGCTATATGGCGGTGTTCGACTTCAAGCCGAATGACAATTTCCGCAGCGTGAACGATTTCTATTATTCGGTCTTCGACCAGAATGAAGAAACACACGGCGCGCAGTGGTATCAGTCGCAGTGGGCCGACGATATCCACTTCTCGAATGTGGTGGAGGCCGACATTGGCGGCTCACCGGTTGTGCAGCAGGCGACCGTCAGTGGTGTCGTGCCGATCATCCGCAATGACAACAACCTGCGTCGGGACGAGATGTTCAGCTTTGGTTCGAACAACCGCTTTAACATCGGCGCGTGGCGCTCGGTCGTCGATTTTGGTTATTCGCGCACCGTACGCAAGGAACAGATCGCAGAAACCTATGCCGGCTACGGGACCGATCCGACGCCCCTGTCGCGCACGTTCGATACCATCGATGAAGACATCGCTTATGGTGATTTCCCGAAGCTCGATCCGGGCCTGAATTACGCCGATGCCGATAATGTTTATCTTGGCGATGTGGCACCCTGGGGCGGCTGGGGCCATGATGGCGCGATCCGCAAGCCTAAGGTCACCGACCAGTTGCTGACCTCGCGTTTCAGCGGCGTGCATGATATGGACTGGGCCGGTTTTAAGAGCCTGGAACTGGGTGTCGATTATTCACATCGCACAAAAGCCAAGGGCGTCCAGGAATGGGATCTCTGCCTGAAGGGCTATACACTCGATTCGAGCGGCAACTGCCACGGCACCCGTGTTGCCGTCGACGCTTCAGACCTCGAAGAAGCCACCGACCTGAGCTGGGCCGGTTTTGGGAAGGTGCTGTCCTATGACCTGGGCAAGGTTATAGACAAGTACTACGATCTGGTACCGATCCAGAACGAGGATAACCTGAATAAATACTGGCAGGTCGATGAAGAACTGACGACCCTGTTCGCCAAGTTCAATATCGACTCCACTCTGGGCGGGCATGGGCTGCGCGGCAATCTCGGCCTGCAGTATGTCGGCGCTAAGCAGACCTCAGCCGGTAACGAGATAATCCAGAAGAGTGACAAGGCGGCAGGTATTCCAGCGACTGGTCAGTGGGTCTCGACCAGCAAGGAATATGGCGACTTCCTCCCCAGTCTGAACCTGATCTACGATATCAGTGATAACTCGGTCTTCCGCTTTGCGCTGGCTCGCTCGATGGCGCGGCCGCGTATGGAAGACATGCGCGGCAGCCGCAATGCGAGCGTCGGTGTCGATGGTCAATGGAGCGGTTCCGGCGGCAATCCGGACCTGAAGCCATGGATTGCCGATGGGGTGGACTTCTCGTACGAGCACTACTTCAACCGGACGAGCTATATTGGCATTGCCACCTTCCAGAAAGTCTTGCGCAACTACATCCGCAATAAGACCGACTCCAGTTACGATTTTACCGGTTGGACCAATTCAAGCGGTATCACGCCGGTCAGCAATATCGGCAGCTTTACGCTTCCTGTGAATGATAGCGGGGGGAATGTCAGCGGTCTCGAACTCTCCGGCGCGGTTGACGGCAGCCTTATCTGGAACAAGCTGGACGGTTTCGGCCTGATCGGCAGCTTTTCGCGCGGCTGGACCAATGTGCAGTCGGGAGATGATATCGATCCATCAAAACTGCCTGGTTTCTCCGGCGATGTGGCCAGCGTGACGGGGTATTTTGAGAAGGCCGGCTTCTCGGCGCGCCTCAGCTATCGCTACCGCTCGGAATTCCTGGGCGAGGCCTATGCGCTCTATGCCAATCGTGCGGTCACCCGCATCCTGGCTGACGATCAGGTCGATGCGCAAATCAGCTATCAGATGCAGGATGGCCCGCTCAAAGGCGTTACCTTTCTGTTGCAAGGCTACAACCTGACCAACTCCAATTACCAGACGCAATTGAAGGTGTCGGAAAACCGCGCCGCCGATGGTTCGTCCTTCCCCGAAAACTACGAGGAATATGGCCAAACCATCCTGTTCGGCGTCAGCTACCGCTTCCAGTAAAGTCCCCCGAGGCCATCCCACGCCATATTGCGTGCGTGGGGTGGCGCCTAAGGTATCCGGGGAGGGACACTCCCGGTCTCTCCCCGGATAGCTTTTTCGTCAGTTCGTAAAAGACCCCACCATCACGCCGCAGATTAGGGGCAGTCCCCGACACCGGCCGGCGCCCCCGCAAGCGGGGCGGTTCAAGAAAGTTTTTCATGATCAAGTCATCTTTTCGTCGAGCGCTGCTCGGATCGATATCCCTGTGCCTTCTGTTCGCGCCACTCAGTCATGCCCAAGGTCTGGCGCAAAACCTGACCCAGTGGCCGCACGTCGACTCGGCCATCAAACCTGACGCGGCGATGGAAGCGAAGATCGCCAGGATGGTCAGCCAGATGACCCTGCGCCAGAAGATCGGCCAGATGACCCAGGCGGAGATCAAGGCGGTGACGCCCGATGATATCCGCAAGAACTACATCGGCTCGGTGCTGAATGGCGGTGGCTCTTGGCCCTATATGATGAAGCACGCCACGCTCAAGGACTGGGTGGCGATGTCGGACGGCTTCTACGACGCCAGTCTGAAAACAGACATGAAGACAAAGGTGCCGCTGCTGTGGGGCACCGACGCTGTGCATGGCCATGGCAATGTGATCGGCGCCACGCTCTTCCCGCACAATATCGGTCTTGGCGCAGCAAACGATCCGGCGCTCATCAAGGAGATTGGTGCTGCCACCGGCAAGGCGGTGCGTGCCACTGGCATTAACTGGGTCTTCGCGCCGACGCTCGCCGTGGTCGAAGACCAGCGCTGGGGCCGAACCTATGAAGGTTTCTCGTCCGATCCCCTGCTGATCAGGGATTACGCCAAAGCCTAT includes:
- a CDS encoding LacI family DNA-binding transcriptional regulator, with the protein product MSAGKPTIDDVAALSGVARATVSRVLNGGPNVREEVRQRVLKAVDKLQYKVNMQARFLAGGKTQVLGLVYASDLDSEPNSFYHSGLELGALRACALVGFQLLMHTVNQHSLSKTSKILELVDARRCDGLILTPPFSDDCDLLRELEARNCPVVCISPGLAAQKMVSGVGIDDEVAGYEMARYMLQLGHKSFGFIKGLEGHLSAEERFSGFLRALAEAGMAEFDVTVARGNFTFRSGVETTAAILGNVKRPSALICANDDMAVGALFSAHKIGLQIPQDLSIVGFDDTPVSEIIWPPLTTVNQPLRTIGYRAVEMIVERIKAGKTASGPLPVRFDVVPHKVVMRESASSPQA
- a CDS encoding TonB-dependent receptor, with amino-acid sequence MKSVTRRSPSVSARAAALRTALMTTAACALALSGFATAAGAQDTTAAAPAEDSTTVVVTGIRKGLQDSLTLKKRNTSIVEAVSAEDIGKLPDASIAELLARLPGLAAQRVGGRSQTISIRGLSGDFSTTLLNGRMQVSSGDNRAAEFDQYPSEMVSSAIVYKTPDAGITGQGLSGTVVLNTVRPLDYTKRVISVNLRGSVNTNGEVVPGYSANGNRFSLAYIDQFLDGKLGVAFSYAHLDDPSQTKHSKSWWWDKQGNDSITGEPRLGDADAMGLHGVEVWATAREQTRDGYMAVFDFKPNDNFRSVNDFYYSVFDQNEETHGAQWYQSQWADDIHFSNVVEADIGGSPVVQQATVSGVVPIIRNDNNLRRDEMFSFGSNNRFNIGAWRSVVDFGYSRTVRKEQIAETYAGYGTDPTPLSRTFDTIDEDIAYGDFPKLDPGLNYADADNVYLGDVAPWGGWGHDGAIRKPKVTDQLLTSRFSGVHDMDWAGFKSLELGVDYSHRTKAKGVQEWDLCLKGYTLDSSGNCHGTRVAVDASDLEEATDLSWAGFGKVLSYDLGKVIDKYYDLVPIQNEDNLNKYWQVDEELTTLFAKFNIDSTLGGHGLRGNLGLQYVGAKQTSAGNEIIQKSDKAAGIPATGQWVSTSKEYGDFLPSLNLIYDISDNSVFRFALARSMARPRMEDMRGSRNASVGVDGQWSGSGGNPDLKPWIADGVDFSYEHYFNRTSYIGIATFQKVLRNYIRNKTDSSYDFTGWTNSSGITPVSNIGSFTLPVNDSGGNVSGLELSGAVDGSLIWNKLDGFGLIGSFSRGWTNVQSGDDIDPSKLPGFSGDVASVTGYFEKAGFSARLSYRYRSEFLGEAYALYANRAVTRILADDQVDAQISYQMQDGPLKGVTFLLQGYNLTNSNYQTQLKVSENRAADGSSFPENYEEYGQTILFGVSYRFQ